One Mycobacterium marseillense DNA window includes the following coding sequences:
- the ybeY gene encoding rRNA maturation RNase YbeY, producing MSIEVSNESGIDVSEAELISVARHVIAKMDVNPAAELSMVLLDTAAMADLHMRWMDLPGPTDVMSFPMDELEPGGRPDAPEPGPSMLGDIVLCPEFAASQAAAAGHSLGHELALLTIHGVLHLIGYDHGEPDEEKEMFALQDRLLEEWVADQVEAYRQDRQEERDRRLLDKSRYFDN from the coding sequence ATGAGCATTGAGGTATCCAACGAGTCGGGCATCGACGTCTCCGAGGCCGAGTTGATCAGCGTCGCGCGGCATGTCATCGCCAAGATGGACGTCAATCCGGCGGCCGAGCTGTCGATGGTGCTGCTGGACACCGCGGCGATGGCCGACCTGCACATGCGCTGGATGGACCTGCCCGGGCCCACCGACGTGATGAGCTTCCCGATGGACGAACTCGAACCGGGCGGGCGCCCGGACGCCCCCGAGCCGGGGCCCTCGATGCTGGGCGACATCGTGCTATGCCCGGAATTCGCCGCCAGCCAGGCCGCCGCGGCGGGACACAGCCTGGGGCACGAGCTGGCGCTGCTGACCATCCACGGTGTGCTGCACCTCATCGGCTATGACCACGGCGAGCCGGACGAGGAAAAGGAGATGTTCGCTCTGCAGGACCGGCTGCTCGAGGAGTGGGTCGCCGATCAGGTCGAGGCCTACCGCCAGGACCGCCAGGAAGAGCGCGACCGCCGATTGCTGGACAAGTCAAGGTATTTCGACAATTGA
- a CDS encoding hemolysin family protein has protein sequence MTGWSELLGAVALIALGGLFAAIDAAISTVSLARVQEMVRDERPGAVALSKVMSERPRYINLVVLLRIACEITATVLLVVFLYDNFGLKWGLFGAAAIMVVTSFVVMGVGPRTLGRQNAYSIALTTVLPLQAISWLLMPISRLLVVLGNAVTPGRGLRNGPFASEIELREVVDLAQQRGVVAAEERRMIQSVFELGDTPAREVMVPRTEMIWIESDKFASQAISLAVRSGHSRIPVIGENVDDIVGVVYLKDLVQQTFWSDGGRATPVAQVMRPAVFVPDSKPLDALLREMQRDRNHMALLVDEYGAIAGLVSIEDVLEEIVGEIADEYDQAETAPIEDLGDKHFRVSARLPIEDLGELYGVEFDDDLDVDTVGGLLALELGRVPLPGAEVVSHGLRLHAEGGTDHRGRVRIGTVLLSPVESDGSPDGEEIPQHD, from the coding sequence TTGACCGGCTGGTCTGAGCTGCTCGGCGCCGTCGCGTTGATCGCGCTGGGTGGACTTTTCGCCGCGATCGATGCGGCCATCAGCACGGTGTCGCTGGCCCGCGTTCAGGAAATGGTGCGCGACGAGCGGCCCGGCGCGGTGGCGCTGTCCAAGGTGATGTCGGAACGGCCGCGCTACATCAACCTCGTTGTGCTGCTGCGGATCGCGTGCGAGATCACCGCGACCGTGCTGCTGGTGGTGTTCCTGTATGACAACTTCGGACTGAAGTGGGGGCTGTTCGGCGCCGCGGCCATCATGGTGGTGACCAGCTTCGTCGTCATGGGAGTCGGCCCACGCACCCTCGGCCGGCAAAACGCCTATTCCATTGCGTTGACGACGGTGCTTCCGCTGCAAGCGATCTCGTGGTTGTTGATGCCGATCAGCCGGCTGCTGGTGGTGCTGGGTAACGCGGTCACCCCGGGGCGCGGGTTGAGGAACGGGCCGTTCGCCTCCGAGATCGAGCTGCGCGAGGTCGTCGACCTGGCCCAGCAGCGCGGCGTGGTCGCCGCCGAGGAGCGCCGGATGATTCAGTCGGTCTTCGAGCTCGGCGACACCCCGGCCCGCGAGGTCATGGTCCCGCGCACCGAGATGATCTGGATCGAAAGCGACAAATTCGCCAGCCAGGCGATCAGCCTCGCGGTGCGCAGCGGGCATTCGCGCATCCCGGTCATCGGCGAGAACGTCGACGATATCGTCGGGGTCGTATACTTGAAAGACCTTGTCCAACAGACGTTCTGGTCGGACGGTGGGCGTGCCACGCCGGTGGCGCAGGTGATGCGGCCGGCGGTCTTCGTGCCCGACTCCAAACCCCTGGACGCCCTGCTGCGCGAAATGCAGCGCGACCGCAACCACATGGCGCTGCTCGTTGACGAGTACGGCGCGATCGCCGGCCTGGTCAGCATCGAAGACGTGCTCGAAGAAATCGTCGGCGAGATCGCCGACGAGTACGACCAGGCGGAGACCGCGCCGATAGAAGACCTGGGCGACAAACACTTTCGGGTGTCAGCGCGGTTGCCGATCGAAGACCTCGGAGAGCTTTACGGGGTGGAGTTCGACGACGACCTCGACGTCGACACCGTGGGTGGCCTGCTCGCCCTGGAATTGGGCCGGGTTCCGTTGCCGGGCGCCGAGGTGGTCTCCCACGGTTTGCGGCTGCACGCCGAAGGCGGCACGGATCACCGGGGGCGGGTGCGCATCGGCACCGTCCTGCTCAGCCCCGTCGAATCCGACGGCTCACCCGACGGCGAGGAAATCCCGCAGCATGACTGA
- the era gene encoding GTPase Era: protein MTEFRSGFVCLVGRPNTGKSTLTNAIVGTKVAITSKRPQTTRHTIRGIVHRDDFQIILVDTPGLHRPRTLLGKRLNDLVRDTYAEVDVIGLCIPADEAIGPGDRWIVEQIRATAPKATLVAIVTKIDKMPKDRVAAQLVAVSELVGGAAEIVPVSAVAGTQVDVLVDVLAAALPPGPAYYPDGELTDEPEEVLMAELIREAALEGVRDELPHSLAVVIDEVNPREDRDDLIDVHALLYVERDSQKGIIIGKGGARLRDVGTAARAQIEKLLGTKVYLDLRVKVAKNWQSDPKQLGRLGF, encoded by the coding sequence ATGACTGAATTCCGTTCCGGCTTCGTATGTTTGGTCGGCCGACCCAACACCGGGAAGTCGACCCTGACGAACGCGATCGTCGGGACCAAGGTCGCGATCACCTCGAAGCGGCCCCAGACCACGCGGCACACCATCCGCGGGATCGTGCACCGCGACGACTTCCAGATCATCCTGGTCGACACGCCGGGTCTGCACCGCCCGCGCACCTTGCTGGGCAAGCGGCTCAACGACTTGGTGCGTGACACCTACGCCGAGGTGGACGTGATCGGGCTGTGCATCCCGGCCGACGAGGCGATCGGCCCGGGGGACCGGTGGATCGTCGAGCAGATCCGGGCGACCGCACCCAAGGCGACGCTGGTCGCCATCGTCACCAAGATCGACAAGATGCCCAAGGACCGGGTCGCCGCGCAGCTGGTCGCGGTCAGCGAGCTGGTCGGCGGCGCTGCCGAGATCGTCCCGGTGTCCGCGGTGGCCGGCACACAGGTGGACGTCCTGGTCGACGTGCTGGCCGCCGCGCTGCCCCCCGGCCCCGCCTACTACCCCGACGGGGAACTGACCGACGAACCCGAAGAGGTCCTGATGGCCGAGCTCATCCGGGAGGCCGCCCTCGAGGGCGTGCGCGACGAGCTGCCGCATTCGTTGGCCGTGGTCATCGACGAGGTCAACCCGCGGGAGGATCGCGACGACCTGATCGACGTGCACGCGCTGCTCTACGTCGAACGCGACAGCCAGAAGGGCATCATCATCGGCAAGGGTGGCGCCCGGCTGCGCGACGTCGGCACCGCCGCGCGCGCCCAGATCGAGAAGCTGCTGGGCACCAAGGTGTACCTCGACCTGCGCGTCAAGGTGGCCAAAAACTGGCAGAGCGACCCCAAACAGCTTGGCCGGCTGGGCTTTTAA
- a CDS encoding aminotransferase class I/II-fold pyridoxal phosphate-dependent enzyme: MDQSEAPLLDALADYREKNRYGFTPPGHRQGRGTDERVLAVLGREPFLDDVLASGGLDDRRTSNKYLKRAEDLMAEAVGADTAWFSTCGSSLSVRAAMMAVAGGRGSLLVSRDSHKSIVAGLIFSGVQPRWITPRWDAEHHFSHPPSPEQVEEAWDKHPDASGALVVSPSPYGTCADIAGIAEVCHRRGKPLILDEAWGAHLPFHEDLPTWAMDAGADLCVVSVHKMGAGFEQGSVFHLQGDLIDQDRLSACADQLMTTSPSVLLYAAIDGWRRQMVDHGHELLGTALDLTRRVREEIELIPDVDVLDDELLGAQASHDLDRMQVLIDVSTTGTSGYQAADWLRAHAHVDVGMSDHRRILATLSMADDKETLGRLTDALRAWRTAAEDFDPPPSIALPSPEEMQLESVELPRDAFFGRVEAVPTDKAAGRIAAEQITPYPPGIPAVVPGERLNAAVLDYLCSGVNAGMNLPDPADPSLNTIRVLA, from the coding sequence ATGGACCAATCCGAAGCCCCCCTCCTCGATGCGCTGGCCGATTACCGCGAAAAGAACCGCTACGGGTTCACGCCGCCGGGCCACCGGCAGGGCCGCGGCACCGACGAGCGCGTCCTCGCGGTCCTGGGACGCGAACCTTTCCTCGACGACGTGCTGGCCAGCGGCGGCCTGGATGACCGCAGGACCAGCAACAAATACCTGAAGCGCGCCGAAGACCTGATGGCCGAAGCGGTGGGCGCGGACACCGCCTGGTTCTCCACCTGTGGCAGCTCACTGTCAGTTCGGGCGGCGATGATGGCCGTGGCCGGCGGCCGGGGCAGCCTGCTGGTCAGCCGGGACAGCCACAAGTCGATCGTGGCGGGGCTGATCTTCTCCGGTGTGCAGCCGCGCTGGATCACCCCCCGCTGGGACGCCGAGCACCACTTTTCTCATCCGCCCTCGCCGGAGCAGGTCGAAGAGGCCTGGGACAAGCATCCCGACGCCTCCGGCGCGCTCGTCGTCAGCCCCAGCCCGTACGGCACGTGCGCCGACATCGCCGGGATCGCCGAAGTGTGCCACCGGCGGGGAAAGCCGTTGATCCTCGACGAGGCCTGGGGCGCGCACCTGCCGTTCCATGAGGACCTGCCGACCTGGGCGATGGACGCCGGCGCGGACCTCTGTGTGGTCAGCGTGCACAAGATGGGCGCCGGTTTCGAGCAGGGTTCGGTGTTTCACCTGCAGGGGGACCTGATCGATCAGGACCGCCTGTCGGCCTGCGCGGATCAACTGATGACCACCAGCCCCAGCGTCCTGCTGTACGCGGCGATCGATGGGTGGCGCCGGCAGATGGTGGATCATGGTCACGAATTGCTGGGTACCGCACTCGATTTGACGAGACGCGTGCGCGAGGAGATCGAACTGATCCCCGATGTGGACGTGCTCGACGACGAGCTGCTCGGCGCGCAGGCATCCCACGACCTGGACCGGATGCAGGTGCTGATCGACGTATCGACAACGGGCACATCGGGTTATCAGGCCGCCGACTGGCTGCGGGCGCACGCGCATGTCGATGTGGGCATGAGCGACCACCGGCGCATCCTGGCCACCCTGTCGATGGCCGACGACAAGGAGACCCTGGGGCGTCTCACCGACGCCTTGCGCGCGTGGCGCACCGCGGCCGAGGACTTCGACCCGCCGCCGAGCATCGCGCTGCCCTCGCCCGAAGAGATGCAGCTGGAGTCGGTCGAGTTGCCGCGCGACGCGTTCTTCGGGCGGGTGGAGGCGGTGCCCACGGACAAGGCGGCCGGTCGCATCGCCGCCGAGCAGATCACCCCGTATCCCCCGGGCATTCCCGCCGTCGTGCCGGGTGAGCGTCTCAATGCTGCTGTGCTGGACTACCTTTGCTCGGGCGTGAACGCCGGCATGAATTTGCCCGACCCCGCCGATCCGTCGCTGAACACCATCCGCGTGCTCGCCTGA
- a CDS encoding amidase: MIGASGSGFGALSGSGSASGRRRLPTLTDLLYQLASRSVTSTTLVGRSLHAIHASQPTLNAFRVVLTESALADAAEADRRRAAGDTAPLLGIPIAVKDDVDVAGVPTAFGTEGSVAPATHDAEVVRRLKAAGAVIVGKTNTCELGQWPFTSGPGFGHTRNPWSRRHTPGGSSGGSAAAVAAGLVTAAIGSDGAGSIRIPAAWTHLVGIKPQRGRISTWPLPEAFNGITVNGVLARTVADAALVLDAASGNVEGDRHKPPSITASDYVGKAPGPLNIALSTRFPYTGFRPKLHPEILAATRAVGNQLELLGHTVVPGNPDYGIRLSWDFLARSTAGLRDWEERLGDGVVLDPRTLSNLRMGAALGQAILRSARRHETADQRRVGSIFDIVDVVLAPTTAQPPPLARAFDRLSGFGTDRAMIAACPLTFPWNVLGWPSINVPAGFTSEGLPIGVQLMGPANSEGMLISLAAELEAVCGWASKQPQPWWHQNADSPPAPAPSG; the protein is encoded by the coding sequence GTGATTGGCGCTTCTGGGTCGGGTTTCGGGGCCCTTTCCGGCTCGGGTTCCGCATCCGGGCGCCGGCGCCTGCCCACGCTGACTGACCTGCTCTATCAGCTGGCCAGCCGCTCGGTGACGTCCACCACACTGGTGGGTCGTTCGCTGCACGCCATCCACGCCAGCCAGCCCACGCTGAACGCCTTCCGGGTGGTGCTCACCGAATCGGCGCTCGCCGACGCGGCCGAGGCCGACCGCCGCCGCGCGGCCGGGGACACCGCCCCGCTGCTGGGGATCCCGATCGCCGTCAAGGACGACGTCGACGTTGCCGGCGTGCCCACCGCGTTCGGCACCGAGGGGTCGGTCGCGCCCGCCACGCACGACGCCGAGGTGGTGCGCCGCCTCAAGGCCGCCGGCGCGGTGATCGTGGGCAAGACGAACACCTGCGAACTCGGCCAGTGGCCGTTCACCAGCGGGCCCGGTTTCGGGCATACCCGCAATCCCTGGTCGCGGCGGCACACCCCGGGCGGATCGTCGGGCGGCAGCGCTGCGGCGGTCGCCGCGGGTCTGGTCACGGCCGCCATCGGGTCCGACGGCGCCGGCAGCATCCGCATCCCGGCGGCGTGGACGCACCTGGTGGGCATCAAACCGCAGCGCGGACGGATCTCGACCTGGCCGCTGCCGGAGGCGTTCAACGGCATCACGGTCAACGGCGTGCTGGCCCGCACGGTGGCGGACGCGGCGTTGGTGCTCGACGCCGCGTCCGGCAACGTCGAGGGAGATCGACACAAGCCGCCCTCGATCACTGCCTCCGACTATGTGGGCAAGGCGCCCGGCCCGCTGAACATCGCGCTGTCAACCCGGTTCCCCTACACCGGTTTTCGGCCCAAGCTGCACCCCGAGATCCTGGCGGCGACGCGCGCCGTGGGCAACCAGCTCGAACTGCTGGGCCACACCGTGGTGCCCGGCAACCCCGACTACGGCATCCGGTTGTCGTGGGACTTTCTCGCCCGGTCCACCGCGGGTCTGCGGGACTGGGAGGAGCGCTTGGGCGACGGCGTCGTGCTGGACCCCCGCACGCTGTCCAACCTGCGCATGGGTGCTGCGCTGGGCCAGGCGATCCTGCGCAGCGCCCGCCGCCACGAGACGGCCGACCAGCGCCGGGTCGGCTCGATCTTCGACATCGTCGACGTGGTCTTGGCGCCGACCACCGCCCAGCCCCCACCGCTGGCGCGCGCCTTCGACCGCTTGAGTGGCTTCGGCACCGACCGGGCCATGATCGCGGCCTGCCCACTGACGTTCCCGTGGAACGTCCTGGGGTGGCCGTCCATCAACGTTCCGGCCGGCTTCACCTCCGAAGGCTTGCCGATCGGCGTGCAGCTGATGGGCCCGGCCAACAGCGAGGGCATGCTGATCTCGCTGGCTGCCGAGCTGGAGGCCGTGTGCGGATGGGCGAGCAAGCAGCCTCAGCCCTGGTGGCACCAAAACGCGGACAGCCCGCCGGCGCCCGCGCCCAGCGGCTGA
- the recO gene encoding DNA repair protein RecO encodes MRLYRDRAVVLRQHKLGEADRIVTLLTRDHGLVRAVAKGVRRTRSKFGARLEPFAHIDAQLHPGRNLDIVTQVVSIDAFATDIVSDYGRYTCGCAMLETAERLAGEERAPAPALHGLTVSALRAVADGRRSRDLLLDAYLLRAMGIAGWAPALTECARCATPGPHRAFHVGAGGSVCTHCRPAGSTTPPPGVLDLMSALHDGDWDFAEKTPQSHRNYVSGLVAAHLQWHLERQLKTLPLVERTYHVDRTIADQRATLIGQDMDCG; translated from the coding sequence ATGCGGCTATACCGAGACCGAGCTGTTGTGCTGCGCCAGCACAAGCTCGGCGAAGCCGACCGGATCGTCACCCTGCTGACCCGTGATCACGGGCTGGTCCGCGCGGTGGCCAAGGGCGTGCGTCGTACCCGCAGCAAATTCGGTGCGCGGCTGGAGCCGTTCGCGCACATCGACGCGCAACTCCATCCCGGCCGCAACCTCGACATCGTCACCCAGGTGGTCTCGATCGACGCGTTCGCCACCGACATCGTCAGCGACTACGGCCGCTACACCTGCGGGTGCGCCATGCTGGAGACCGCCGAGCGCCTCGCCGGTGAGGAGCGGGCGCCCGCCCCGGCCCTGCACGGGCTCACGGTGAGCGCCCTGCGGGCGGTGGCCGACGGCCGCCGGTCCCGGGACCTCCTGCTGGACGCCTACCTGTTGCGGGCGATGGGCATCGCCGGATGGGCGCCGGCGCTCACCGAATGCGCCCGCTGCGCCACACCCGGTCCCCATCGCGCGTTTCATGTCGGCGCCGGCGGCAGCGTCTGCACCCACTGCCGCCCGGCCGGTTCGACGACGCCGCCGCCGGGGGTGCTGGATCTGATGTCGGCGCTGCACGATGGTGATTGGGACTTCGCCGAGAAGACGCCGCAGTCGCACCGCAACTACGTCAGCGGTCTGGTGGCGGCGCACCTGCAATGGCATTTGGAGCGCCAACTCAAGACGTTGCCGCTCGTAGAACGGACGTATCACGTCGACCGCACCATCGCCGATCAGCGCGCGACGCTGATCGGGCAGGATATGGACTGTGGCTAA
- a CDS encoding decaprenyl diphosphate synthase, whose protein sequence is MTKRGFPQLPPAPEDYPVFPDKSTWPVVFPELPPSADGGPCRPPQHISKAAAPRIEADRLPNHVAIVMDGNGRWATQQGLTRTDGHRAGEAVVIDIVCGAIEIGIKWLSLYAFSTENWKRSPEEVRFLMGFNRDVVRMRRVNLKTIGVKIRWVGSRPRLWRSVINELAIAEDMTKDNDVITVNYCVNYGGRAEIADATKEIARLAAAGRLNPERISESTVAHHLQRPDIPDVDLFLRTSGEHRSSNFMLWQAAYAEYVFQDKLWPDYDRRDLWAACEEYASRNRRFGSA, encoded by the coding sequence GTGACGAAACGCGGTTTCCCGCAGCTGCCCCCCGCGCCCGAGGACTATCCGGTCTTTCCCGACAAGTCGACCTGGCCCGTCGTCTTTCCGGAGCTGCCGCCCTCCGCCGACGGCGGTCCCTGCCGGCCGCCGCAGCACATCTCCAAGGCGGCCGCGCCCAGGATCGAGGCCGACCGGCTGCCCAACCATGTGGCCATCGTCATGGACGGCAACGGCCGCTGGGCCACCCAGCAGGGGCTGACCCGCACCGACGGCCACCGCGCCGGGGAGGCGGTCGTCATCGACATCGTCTGTGGCGCAATCGAAATCGGCATCAAATGGCTGAGCCTGTACGCCTTCTCGACCGAGAACTGGAAACGTTCGCCCGAAGAGGTCCGCTTCCTGATGGGCTTCAACCGCGACGTCGTACGCATGCGCCGGGTGAACCTGAAGACGATAGGTGTCAAGATCCGCTGGGTCGGGTCGCGCCCCCGCCTGTGGCGCAGCGTGATCAACGAACTGGCGATCGCGGAAGACATGACGAAGGACAACGACGTCATCACCGTCAACTACTGCGTGAACTATGGTGGGCGCGCCGAAATTGCCGATGCCACAAAGGAAATCGCGCGCCTGGCCGCCGCGGGCCGACTGAACCCGGAGCGCATCAGCGAGTCGACGGTGGCCCATCACCTGCAGCGGCCCGACATTCCCGACGTGGATCTGTTCCTGCGCACCTCGGGGGAGCACCGGTCCAGCAATTTCATGTTGTGGCAGGCCGCGTACGCCGAGTACGTCTTTCAGGACAAGCTGTGGCCGGACTACGACCGTCGCGACCTGTGGGCGGCCTGCGAGGAATACGCCTCGCGCAATCGCCGGTTCGGGAGCGCATAG
- a CDS encoding Fur family transcriptional regulator, whose amino-acid sequence MTSGASVRATRQRAAISTLLETLDEFRSAQDLHDELRRRGENIGLTTVYRTLQSMAAAGMIDTLRTDTGESVYRRCSEHHHHHLVCRSCGSTIEVGDHEVEEWATAVAAKHGFSDVSHTIEIFGTCSECKA is encoded by the coding sequence GTGACGTCAGGAGCGAGCGTCCGCGCCACCCGTCAGCGCGCGGCGATCTCGACGCTGTTGGAGACACTCGACGAATTCCGCTCGGCGCAGGACCTGCACGACGAGTTGCGCCGGCGCGGCGAGAATATCGGGCTGACCACCGTCTACCGGACGCTGCAGTCGATGGCCGCGGCCGGAATGATCGACACGCTGCGCACCGACACCGGTGAGTCGGTCTACCGCCGGTGTTCGGAGCACCATCATCACCACTTGGTCTGCCGCAGTTGTGGATCCACGATCGAGGTGGGCGACCACGAGGTCGAGGAGTGGGCGACGGCCGTGGCCGCCAAGCATGGCTTCTCCGACGTCAGCCACACCATCGAAATCTTCGGCACCTGTTCGGAGTGCAAGGCCTGA
- a CDS encoding ArsR/SmtB family transcription factor — MPAAADGDMGTDLDAVAHDHGGLGAPGHSGLVDYPVPPPREILDAAGELLRALAAPVRIAIVLQLRESHRCVHELVDALGVPQPLVSQHLKILKAAGVVAGERSGREVLYRLADHHLAHIVVDAVAHASEDTP; from the coding sequence ATGCCGGCCGCCGCCGACGGCGACATGGGAACTGACTTGGACGCGGTCGCCCACGACCACGGCGGTCTCGGCGCCCCCGGGCACTCCGGACTGGTCGATTACCCCGTCCCGCCGCCGCGGGAGATCCTCGATGCCGCGGGCGAGTTGCTGCGCGCGCTGGCGGCGCCGGTGCGCATTGCCATCGTGTTGCAGTTGCGCGAGTCGCATCGCTGCGTGCACGAGCTGGTGGACGCACTCGGCGTGCCCCAGCCGCTGGTCAGCCAGCATCTGAAGATCCTGAAGGCGGCGGGTGTGGTGGCCGGCGAACGGTCGGGGCGCGAAGTGCTGTACCGCCTCGCCGACCATCACCTCGCGCACATCGTGGTGGACGCCGTCGCGCACGCGAGCGAGGACACCCCGTGA
- a CDS encoding glycine--tRNA ligase: MHRPVASVIDTVVNLAKRRGFVFPSGEIYGGTRSAWDYGPLGVEFKENIKRQWWRAVVSGRDDVVGLDSSIILPRQVWVASGHVEVFHDPLVESLITHKRYRADHLIEAYEAKHGHPPPNGLADIRDPDTGDPGQWTEPREFNMMLKTYLGPIETEEGLHYLRPETAQGIFVNFANVVTTARKKPPFGIGQIGKSFRNEITPGNFIFRTREFEQMEMEFFVEPSTAKEWHQYWIDTRLQWYVELGIDPENLRLFEHPADKLSHYSDRTVDIEYKFGFAGNPWGELEGVANRTDFDLATHSKHSGVDLSFYDQATDARYVPYVIEPAAGLTRSFMAFLIDAYVEDEAPNAKGAMEKRTVLRLDPRLAPVKAAVLPLSRHADLSPKARDLAAELRQFWNIDFDDAGAIGRRYRRQDEIGTPFCVTVDFDSLEDNAVTVRRRDDMSQERVAMNTVADYLATRLKGC, from the coding sequence GTGCACCGCCCCGTGGCGTCCGTCATCGACACCGTAGTGAACCTGGCCAAGCGGCGCGGCTTCGTCTTCCCCTCGGGAGAGATCTACGGCGGAACCCGGTCGGCGTGGGACTACGGCCCGTTGGGTGTGGAATTCAAAGAGAACATCAAACGTCAGTGGTGGCGCGCGGTGGTCAGCGGACGCGACGACGTCGTCGGCCTGGACTCGTCGATCATCCTGCCGCGCCAGGTGTGGGTGGCCTCCGGCCACGTCGAGGTCTTCCACGACCCGCTGGTCGAGTCGTTGATCACCCACAAGCGCTACCGCGCCGACCATCTCATCGAGGCCTACGAGGCCAAGCACGGCCACCCGCCGCCCAACGGGCTGGCCGACATCCGCGACCCCGACACCGGCGACCCCGGGCAATGGACCGAGCCGCGCGAATTCAACATGATGCTCAAGACCTACCTCGGCCCCATCGAGACCGAGGAGGGTTTGCACTATCTGCGCCCGGAGACCGCCCAGGGCATCTTCGTCAACTTCGCCAATGTGGTGACGACCGCCCGCAAGAAGCCGCCCTTCGGTATCGGCCAGATCGGCAAGAGTTTTCGCAACGAGATCACCCCGGGCAACTTCATTTTCCGGACGCGCGAGTTCGAGCAAATGGAAATGGAGTTCTTCGTCGAGCCCTCGACCGCGAAGGAATGGCATCAGTATTGGATCGACACCCGGCTGCAATGGTATGTCGAGTTGGGTATCGATCCGGAGAACCTGCGGTTGTTTGAACACCCGGCCGACAAACTGTCGCACTACTCCGATCGCACCGTCGACATCGAGTACAAATTCGGCTTCGCCGGCAACCCCTGGGGTGAGCTGGAGGGCGTCGCCAACCGCACCGATTTCGACTTGGCGACGCACTCGAAGCATTCCGGCGTCGACCTGTCGTTCTACGACCAGGCCACCGATGCACGCTACGTCCCGTATGTCATCGAACCGGCGGCCGGTTTGACGCGCTCGTTCATGGCCTTCCTGATCGACGCCTACGTCGAGGACGAGGCCCCGAACGCCAAGGGCGCGATGGAAAAGCGCACCGTCCTGCGGCTGGACCCGCGGCTGGCCCCGGTCAAGGCGGCGGTGCTGCCGCTGTCCCGCCACGCCGACCTGAGCCCCAAGGCCCGTGACCTGGCCGCCGAACTGCGCCAATTTTGGAATATCGATTTCGACGACGCCGGCGCGATCGGGCGGCGCTATCGGCGCCAGGACGAGATCGGCACGCCGTTCTGCGTGACGGTGGATTTCGACTCGCTCGAGGACAACGCGGTCACGGTACGGCGCCGCGACGACATGTCCCAGGAGCGGGTCGCGATGAACACGGTGGCCGATTATCTGGCGACACGGCTCAAAGGCTGTTAA